The genomic segment CTGCTTGACCTGCGCGGCGACACCGGAGGAGCCGCTGGCGGACTGGCCGCCCTTGGCGGGCCAGGACTTCTCGGCCTCGTACTTCCAGTCGTCCGGGGCGGCCTCGGCCAGGTACTTGCCCAGGTTCTGGGTGGTGCCGGACTCGTCGGAGCGGTGGAAGGCCTGGATGTCGGTGGACGGCAGCTCGGCGTCCGGGTTCAGCTTCTTGATCGCGGCGTCGTCCCACTTCTTGATCTTCGAGTCGAAGATCTTGGCGATGGTGGGGGCGTCCAGGACGAGCTCGTCCACGCCGGAGAGGTTGTAGCTGATGGCGACGGGTCCGCCGACCATCGGCAGGTTGATGCCCTGACCGCTCTTGCAGATCTTCTTCGACGCCTCGACCTCGTCCTCCTTGAGCGCGGAGTCGGAGCCGGCGAAGGCGGTGGTGCCCTGGTTGAACTGGGTGATGCCGCCGCCCGAGCCGATCGGGTTGTAGTTGATCTGCACATCCGGGCAGGCGGCCATGTAGTTCTTGATCCAGAGGTCCATGGCGTTCTTCTGCGCCGAGGAGCCGGAGGCGAGCAGCTTGCCCTCGCCGCCGCACTTGATGTTCCCGGCGGCCTTGGTGGCGTCCTCGCCGCCCTGCTGGGTGTTGTCGTCCGAACCGCATGCGGTGAGAAGGAGTGCCGTCGAAACAGCGGCCGCGCCGACGGTGAGGGCCCGCAGACCGCGGACGTTCCTACGCTGAAGCTTCACCTTTGTGTGTTCCTTCCTGGGGCCCGCCGGCGACGGCGAAGCAAGGTCGGTGGTTCTGCTGGATCTGCGTTCACCCGCCGGCTGCCCGCCGACCGGTAAGGCTGAAATTAGGCAGATCAGGTGAATCGATCGACGGGAGAGGGTGAACACCGGGTGAACCTCGCCTATCAGTGCGGCAACCCGCTCAGGCGTACGGCACGCCGAGTGACGGGTGTGACGGATGGGGTGAGGATTTCGTTGGCGTGATGCCTCCCCGGCACAGCGGCGGCTCTTGCGCAATGGCGCGAACTCGCCCCCCTCTGTCGTATTCCGCTCAGTCGTGCGACCATCCGCGATTGAGAGACATCGCGTCAGCAAGACAGTTGACGGCGTGTGGACGAGACGGAGGTGGCCGGTGGGGCGGCAGCGGACGATCGTGACGGCGACGGCACTGGTGTGCGCGGTGGGGGGCCTGCTGACGCCGGGCGCCGCGCTGGCCGCTCCGAACGACCCCGAACCGGTACCGGTCTCGCGCCTGGAAGAGATCCGCAAGGAGATCGAGACCCTCTACCGCAAGGCGGAGGCCGCGACGGAAGCCTACAACGCCGCGCGGGAGAAGACGGGCGAGCAGTCGCGCAAGCTGGCCCGGATCGAGAAGAAGAGCGCCGCCGCGGAGAAGCGCATGAAGCTGCTGCGCTCCCAGGCCGGCGCGATGGTCCGCTCCCACTACCGGGGCGCCGGCATGCCCGACACCCTGAAACTGCTCCTGGAGGGCGGCTCGGGAGACTTCC from the Streptomyces xinghaiensis S187 genome contains:
- the pstS gene encoding phosphate ABC transporter substrate-binding protein PstS, encoding MKLQRRNVRGLRALTVGAAAVSTALLLTACGSDDNTQQGGEDATKAAGNIKCGGEGKLLASGSSAQKNAMDLWIKNYMAACPDVQINYNPIGSGGGITQFNQGTTAFAGSDSALKEDEVEASKKICKSGQGINLPMVGGPVAISYNLSGVDELVLDAPTIAKIFDSKIKKWDDAAIKKLNPDAELPSTDIQAFHRSDESGTTQNLGKYLAEAAPDDWKYEAEKSWPAKGGQSASGSSGVAAQVKQVEGAIGYFELSYATSNNLNSVKIDTGAAEPVEATSDNASKAIAAAKVVGEGDDLALELDYATKAESAYPIILVTYEIACDKGNKADSLEAMKSFLTYTASEDGQKILSEEGYAPIPAEIATKVREIIPTLS